One Borreliella afzelii genomic window carries:
- a CDS encoding phage portal protein, with protein MIDEFKMEIKNNKSKINPVDVYRYSIFFRNYIDSTAEDALKNGINLSLLETSCLKEGRDFLSSLKVELKEALLEAMISYRFNGAGYILVKPKGEDEDLSKKVNNELPTGFKYLDFQKIVNKRESEYIEYFSSSKDLDGVNEKARVVKIDKSRVIIYENYDYVLGSHEPSYTQSLLLNICLLEQIYLEIEKRIRNYNFLFYKDEHLVGLVESLELAKEEISVLANNNKGIFSTFFKGQDSNKSCSALSSASEQLTRELSKIKSTLNNDGIFYTASENARLEVIKYDLEFLKDAFELVKAKIGADTKEPLTRSFNEQVKGLGSSGKGDKSNYYDYLKGVQESVANACNLKLNKYYRLNMKFNELEVLSYEQRLERDNLLLDVYCKYLELIKNENLSHKARENLKEQLSLVI; from the coding sequence ATGATTGATGAATTTAAAATGGAAATAAAAAACAATAAATCCAAAATTAATCCTGTTGATGTTTACCGGTATTCAATTTTTTTTAGGAATTACATAGACAGTACAGCAGAAGATGCGCTGAAAAATGGAATTAATTTAAGCTTACTTGAAACTTCTTGTTTAAAAGAAGGTAGAGATTTTCTTTCAAGCTTAAAGGTGGAATTAAAAGAAGCTCTTCTTGAAGCAATGATAAGCTATAGATTTAATGGAGCAGGTTATATTTTAGTAAAACCCAAAGGTGAGGATGAAGATTTAAGTAAAAAAGTTAACAACGAATTACCTACGGGGTTTAAATATTTAGATTTTCAAAAGATTGTTAACAAAAGAGAATCTGAGTACATAGAATATTTCTCCAGTTCAAAAGACTTAGATGGTGTTAATGAGAAGGCAAGGGTTGTAAAAATAGATAAAAGTAGAGTAATAATTTATGAAAACTATGATTATGTTTTAGGTTCACACGAACCCTCTTATACACAAAGTTTACTTCTTAATATTTGTCTTTTAGAACAAATTTATTTAGAGATAGAAAAAAGAATAAGAAATTATAATTTTTTGTTCTACAAAGACGAGCATTTAGTAGGGCTTGTTGAATCTTTAGAGCTTGCAAAAGAAGAAATTAGCGTTTTAGCAAACAATAATAAAGGCATATTTTCCACCTTTTTTAAAGGTCAAGATTCAAACAAAAGTTGCTCAGCATTAAGTAGCGCTTCTGAGCAGCTTACCAGAGAGCTTAGCAAGATTAAAAGCACCCTAAACAATGATGGAATTTTTTATACAGCATCAGAGAATGCACGCCTAGAAGTAATAAAATATGATTTAGAGTTTTTAAAAGACGCATTTGAACTTGTTAAAGCAAAAATTGGTGCTGATACTAAAGAGCCGCTTACTAGAAGTTTTAATGAGCAGGTCAAAGGACTTGGCAGCAGTGGCAAGGGAGACAAAAGCAATTATTACGACTATTTAAAAGGCGTACAAGAATCTGTTGCTAATGCGTGCAATCTTAAGCTTAACAAATATTACCGATTAAATATGAAGTTTAACGAGCTTGAAGTTTTAAGCTATGAGCAAAGACTTGAGAGGGACAATTTACTTCTTGATGTTTATTGCAAATATTTAGAGTTAATTAAAAATGAAAATCTAAGTCACAAGGCAAGAGAAAATTTAAAAGAACAATTAAGTTTAGTTATTTAA
- a CDS encoding DUF1357 family protein encodes MEEMASSIDYKTKSDQEDSKKLSLNNEVLNNALLEEFLEYKNLKSANNNSISFSHNDLRESVEINKLANDNLSFEYNTENLLAKGYSFKEVVKGQAEELIRKYVKATQILAIAGTNNLDEIDLSSRAILIRVAKTNIDQNKNAENSYKIINFQRTNLNQKNNLRNKNAFFSTHHDLRKAMFNEWEELKREFYCNKKVLA; translated from the coding sequence ATGGAAGAAATGGCTTCAAGTATAGATTACAAAACTAAAAGCGACCAAGAAGATTCAAAAAAGTTAAGTTTAAACAATGAAGTTTTAAATAATGCTTTGCTTGAGGAGTTTTTAGAATATAAAAATCTTAAAAGCGCCAATAATAATTCAATCAGTTTTTCTCACAATGATCTAAGAGAATCTGTTGAGATAAATAAACTTGCAAATGATAATTTAAGTTTTGAGTATAATACAGAAAATCTTTTAGCAAAAGGGTATTCTTTTAAAGAAGTTGTAAAAGGCCAAGCCGAAGAACTTATTAGAAAGTATGTAAAAGCAACTCAAATCTTAGCAATAGCTGGAACTAACAATCTTGATGAGATTGACTTATCGTCTCGTGCAATACTAATAAGGGTTGCAAAGACCAATATTGATCAGAATAAGAATGCTGAAAATTCATACAAAATAATAAATTTTCAAAGAACAAACTTAAATCAAAAAAACAATTTAAGAAACAAAAATGCTTTTTTTAGTACACATCATGATTTAAGAAAAGCAATGTTTAACGAATGGGAAGAGCTTAAGCGTGAATTTTATTGTAATAAAAAAGTATTAGCTTAA
- a CDS encoding DUF228 domain-containing protein, with product MSDSVDFKKEIEKLKASKVELESQLESLKKNQAQKIVLDKLQSVNANSCPVFESNSKFQDEGFYFAQKGGLKRSSADKFENYQAQDFCYKCGVKLIVNGSHLQIARGGGSDLYGVCVDFDDFSRTGTVVPITCSFECVLIAKDKTIKAGDKLIINSEGFLEKAFENASIIHALALGSAEEFKDKRDVYGVRVLFLVKQIKDAI from the coding sequence ATGAGTGATTCAGTTGATTTTAAAAAAGAGATAGAAAAACTAAAAGCATCAAAAGTAGAACTTGAGAGTCAGCTTGAAAGTTTAAAAAAAAATCAAGCTCAAAAAATTGTTTTAGACAAATTACAAAGTGTTAATGCTAACAGTTGCCCTGTGTTTGAGAGCAATTCTAAGTTTCAAGATGAGGGATTTTATTTTGCTCAAAAAGGCGGACTTAAGAGATCTTCTGCTGATAAGTTTGAAAATTACCAAGCTCAAGATTTTTGCTACAAATGTGGGGTTAAGCTTATTGTTAATGGTTCACATTTGCAAATAGCAAGAGGCGGCGGCAGTGATCTTTATGGGGTTTGTGTTGACTTTGATGATTTTTCAAGAACCGGGACAGTTGTTCCAATAACTTGTAGTTTTGAATGTGTTTTGATTGCTAAAGATAAAACAATTAAAGCAGGAGATAAATTAATAATAAACAGCGAAGGGTTTTTAGAAAAAGCTTTTGAGAATGCATCAATTATTCACGCTTTAGCATTAGGATCTGCTGAAGAATTTAAAGACAAAAGAGATGTTTATGGTGTTAGAGTTCTTTTTTTGGTCAAGCAAATAAAAGATGCAATTTAA
- a CDS encoding DUF3890 domain-containing protein gives MNESKIDTDQVLSTKLKTLDSENLSPALQTVYEQILELLMLDFKDLSIKEFSLYLNLLENILILKRIRIKSLNDSTMFVLIYYFIGCELKKRNRLKGFNLNSIKSEKFKEISLEYFPTTLSGKSCGGDFCEYLDSLIEELRVKDSLIGVVK, from the coding sequence ATGAATGAAAGCAAAATCGATACTGATCAGGTTCTCAGCACAAAGTTAAAAACTCTAGATAGCGAAAATCTAAGCCCAGCTTTACAAACAGTATATGAGCAAATACTTGAGCTTTTAATGCTTGACTTTAAAGATCTAAGCATTAAAGAATTTTCTTTGTATTTAAATTTACTTGAAAATATTTTAATTCTTAAGCGAATAAGAATTAAAAGCTTAAATGATTCTACAATGTTTGTTTTAATTTATTATTTTATTGGCTGTGAGTTAAAAAAACGAAACAGATTAAAAGGTTTTAATTTAAATAGCATCAAGTCTGAAAAATTTAAAGAGATATCATTAGAATATTTTCCCACAACGCTTAGTGGTAAAAGTTGTGGGGGGGATTTTTGTGAATATTTAGATAGTTTAATAGAAGAGTTAAGAGTAAAAGACTCTTTAATAGGAGTAGTTAAGTGA
- a CDS encoding DUF1506 family protein has protein sequence MKSLEMKSLEMINLGLSNIIKTYSQDLFFCKFRTIKDPMNASYETRFQSSDTVAFKGMFLLISPEEVVEIEGVNIFDKNSYAKVYTLENFEFECGDLIKAHDDFYSILGVQKSYKEGLNYNTLVLRSSC, from the coding sequence GTGAAGTCTTTAGAAATGAAATCTTTAGAGATGATTAATTTGGGTTTAAGTAATATTATAAAAACATATTCACAAGATCTTTTTTTTTGTAAATTTAGAACAATCAAAGATCCAATGAATGCATCTTATGAAACCAGATTTCAAAGTTCTGATACTGTTGCTTTTAAAGGCATGTTTTTATTAATAAGTCCAGAAGAAGTAGTTGAGATTGAAGGTGTAAATATTTTTGACAAAAATAGTTATGCCAAGGTGTATACTCTTGAGAATTTTGAATTTGAGTGTGGAGATTTGATTAAGGCCCATGATGATTTTTATTCGATCTTAGGGGTTCAAAAGAGCTACAAAGAAGGTTTAAATTACAACACGCTAGTTTTAAGGAGTTCTTGTTGA